acagaaaggaaattgaaatgcataagatcagataatggtggtgagtatacaggattgtttaatgactattgcaggtcacatggaatccaacatgagatgacagttcctggtacacctcagcataatgcaattgcagagaggatgaaccgcaccattatggaaaatatcagatgtatgctttcacaggccaagctacccaaaaggttttgggatgaggctttgaggactgcagttgatgtgatcaacttatcaccatgtacagccctagatggtgatgttgcagagcatgtatggtcagggaaagatgtttcctacaagcatttgaaagtgtttggttgtcgtgcatttgcacatgttccagataatgagaggtccaagctggatggtaagtctaaagaatgtatttttcttggttactcacatgatcagtttggttacaggctttgggatccagaaaagcagaaggtgttcaggagcagagatgtgatcttctttgaggatcaaacctttgaggatttgaagaagaaggcatcagccaagacttctgcagaaggattagcagattgtgacccaattactcctccagtatatcagggtgatgggggagatatgcaggaagatggtgtagaacctgatattgatctacctgtaggacatgttgagcaagaagaagtaggagagcaagttcccgcagaacctcagttgagaagatcttttagacaacgtcaaccttccagaagatactctacagatgagtatgtgatgcttactgatgcaggtgaaccagagagttaccaggaagcaattgagagtgagcagaaagagaagtggttagctgctatgcaggaagagatggatgctcttcagaagaaccacacttatgatttggtgctactaccaaatggaatgaaggccttgaagaacaagtgggtttttaggttgaagactcaagaatattgttctcaaccaaagtacaaagctagattggttgtgaaaggctttggtcaaaagaaatgtattgactttgaagagatattttctcctgttgttaaaatgtcttctattcgtgttgctcttggtattgctgctagccaggacttggaggttgagcagttagatgtgaaaacagctttccttcatggtgatttggaggaggaaatttatatggagcaaccagaaggcttcaaagttaaaggtaaaaataattttgtctgcaagttgaagaagagcttgtatgggctaaagcaagctccaagacagtggtacagaaagtttgattcatttatgacagaaaatggatacaaaagaatggcttcagatcattgtgtgtacatcaaatggtttggtgaggattttattattctcttactttatgttgatgacatgcttattcttgggaaagatatgtctaaaattgacaggttgaagaaggaactgagtgagtcttttgcaatgaaggacatggggccagcaaagcaaatactaggcatgcagatttctcgtgacaggaaaaataagaagatttggttgtcacaggagaaatacatcgagaaggtattggaaagattcagtatgagcaatgctaagccagttggttctcctcttgcaggtcacttcaagttgtgctcagaacagagtccgtcaagtgatgaggagaaggagaaaatgcaaaaggttccttatgcttcagcagttggaagtttaatgtatgcaatggtatgtacgaggccagacatcgcatatgcagtgggtgttactagcagatttcttgcaaatccaggcaaagaacactgggcagcggtgaagtggatttttagatatctcagagggagctctaaggtttgtttaagctttggaggtggaccacctgtgttgacaggttacacagatgcagatatggccagagatatagatacgaggaagtctacttcaggttatgtacttacttttgcagggggagctgtgtcatggcaatccaggttacaaaggtgtattgctctctccaccacagaagcagaatatattgctgctacagaggtatgcaaagaaatattatggatgaaagaattcttacaagaattggggctgaaacaaaaaaattatgtggtgcattgtgacagccagagtgccatccatttgtgtaagaacccaatgtttcattccaagtcaaagcatatagatgtcagataccactggattcgaaatgtatttgaagagaagcagttgcagcttcagaaaattcatacagatgacaacggagcagacatgttaacgaagaccttaccaaaagaaagacaggagatatgccgacagttggtcggcatggcttcacattgaggagtcatgggacagcctcccttatgggctgaagggggaggttgttgggctgatggcccatattcagcccatgtgggctttatcagcccacagcccacactctctcttaacctaaccctaattaagattaggggggtgtggtggctgcgttttagaggcagattaaggctataaaaaggcagcaacgaggcagatcttggaggccacgggattccaaagagaagaaggagatcaaggcagaaaaggaagagaaagaaagggaagaagacaaggacaacgcagagagactgttcacaatcatctagcagtgttctcatctcaggttagatcaaatctacagtagactcttgctgtgattacttggggaggttttagatattgtgagcagtgacgtgatccttgtatcccagttattctcttgtggttgttgctagggttttgagcaagagattgagatttgtatattcattattctcatagtggattatctctagtttgccccgtggtttttacccttcacattgaaggggttttccacgtatatcttggtgttctgtttgattgtgtttccattttattccgctgcgtattttggtcttctagtatttgttcctatacaaaggttattcctctttttatccccatcacacctctcctctctctctctctctctttctttctctctctctgtatatatagGTGTGTGCACGAATCTTTATTGGATGCACAGTAGCCACGCCATGCTCTGATAACATTTCTTTTTCCTCCCTCCATCATCTCTTCCCAGAAACCGCATACCCTCCTCTCCAAAAACCACGGCTCTGCACCATAAAAATCTCCTCCCCTTCATCCTTAGGAGTTCCTGGCGATGAAGAGACTGGGCGTCCACCCCAAGTGCCTCAAGCGGTCCAAGGCGGCCAAGAAGACCCCGATCAAGGTGGTGTACATCTCGGACCCCATGAGGGTgaccgccaccgccgccaccttcCGCTCCCTCGTTCAGAGGCTCACCGGCCGGGACTCGGTGCTCGAAACGACGGATGACTCCTCGACAGCGTCTGCATCTCCCTCGGCGGCGAGCTCGACCCCGTCGAATCATGGCGTCAGCTGCAACGTGGAGCAGGAGAACAGCTTGGTGGCTCCGATCGAAGCGTTTGATGAGGCGTTTGTTGCACGAATGCTGGAGAGCTTTTCTGGATTCATGTAGCCGACGCTGTACTAGCTCCAATCCTCAAGTAAGAGGACGTTGGGAGTTTAACAAGTGTGACTCCATCATGGTGGTGTTCTCCCAAGGATTCTGTATATATTCCTCCTTTGGTAGTATTACTGTACTTTCCATTGCACTTGCAAGTAAACTCTTATTTGAGTGTGATCTTCTTATGAAAAGATCAAACATGCTTGGCCATGGGTTATTGGAAGGCATTGGGATGATACAAATATAGGAGATGTATATAAGATTTTATGTGTAGTGGTGAATGAAGTGGAGTAGCATCTCATGGAATTCCTTCATAAACAATTCTTTTACCCATATATTATGCCTCCTGGCCACAAAAATTATATATCTTCCAAATAAAAGTTGGGATTTATGAAAAGGAAGTGATTTTTCTTACAAAAATGAACAACATTTTTGCACAAGACCTCTACTTAATTACCTTCTCACTAGAAAAGGGAAGCAAGAAATGTGTATGATTACATCCCTAGTAACTAAAAATTCCTTTTATACAATAAAATTCTTGTAGGTAACAAAACATATAACACTGGTATTCTCTATCAGTATTTGGGACACCATCTATTAATATATGTTAAGTCTTCTCAATATTGATATTCTccttatttaagaaaaaataaaacatctttttttttttttttctaatttcttaTGTTTCCATTAATCTTCTCCTGATCTATACATGTTTAATTAAAACCAGTGTTATAAGGTTGAGTTAATGCTCATTGATGTTCCGTTCTTTTGCTTTGCTGTCCACTATTCATAAAACACTTATGGTAGTTCACTTGCTTTCATATTTGATAGGTTAGATAGATAAGATGGTGCTATCAACCACGTAGCCAAGTGAGCTATCATAGTTAAGGCAATTGTGTTCTTTTATCAACCAGGTAGCCAAGTCAGCTATCATGAACTTTCTTATGGGTGTCCATACAATTAGTATAGTTTTAGCTAGTTAATTATGTTAATTTAACTGTAttcatattattgttattatacagaataattttaatatcaaatctaaaatcaaataatcatatatccAATGTGCGTATTTttcaatgagaatatttttatttgattcatagAATGCACTTTATAGTTTAATCTATAGAATGCAGCAATACCAATCTCCTCTCTTATTATCTCTCAAAGAACCACCATGAGTGATGAAATAGAAATTAGGGAGAGTTGAGAATAGATATATAATCTCTTGTTGTATTATGTTATAAGGTGTATTAAGTCTTTAGGATATCCTATATATTATAGGTGAGAGAGGTCATCTCCTAAGAAATCTATCGACTTTCTTTTTATTGTAtaataaccataatcaaaatataatcatatttttaattatcttatctaatattttttcacttactcattaatttataagataaaaaaattaaaattaaaataaataaaataaaagtttattaaaaataattttatcaattcaattttagaaaaattaaataatattttatgcatggtcataaattttaaaataagtcaacaagtcaaataaatacaataatactttattaAATCTGATTATCAATACAAGTCACAATGGTTCTATGTCATCAATATCATGCTCCCTTCTATTAGGATCGTTTCGAcattaagagagggggtgaattagtgctttcataaaaattacattaatTCAAAAATATCGTTCAATCAAACCAGTAtcgaaaagatgtttaacttgcaATGTGCAtaaaagtagtgagcaagtaaatcagtaagcaatatgaataaaaagcataaatagaaatgcaagctaattttatagtggttcggttgtcccgacctacgtccactcttgattcttcttccgtcgaggccattgacgttcactatcgatcttctttcgacggatgaagatcaactaccctcttacaactctttctctttttcatatgcTCAGGAAAGAACCTTTATACTTCTCTTTTACACTTAGACGTCATTCCTCCCTTAGAAATacctctaactctaggaggaagatacTCTAAATTTTAAAAGAGATTACAACACATTTTCACTCAAGTATTATTTCTCTTTCTATTTAATTTCTTGCTACCTCAattaggaaagagtggggtatttatagaccccaaatgacttcaaaagtaGAGTCAAAAAAATATCACATCCTCGGTTTCAACGGTACTGGCGGTCCCACCGtcagtattgggtggtactaccacctgcaccCTTGACAACTGGTGGTACTACTATCCAATCTGGGCGATACTACTGCCTaccagactgacattgggcggtaccaccacttgatacaaTTTGGGAGACTgtatcttggtggtaccaccacctgttctaccagtgccaccgcttgacccatatATGGGTCATTGAATCAGCCTCCTAATGGGCCTAACTCAACCTTGAATCAGGTCCAAtgagcccataattgagttagcctagttAAAcctgaaactaactcaattagacctagactactttgatctagacacacATGATTACAAGCGTGAATCCTATGTTGCTTGATATATCATTGATTCATATGATCCTTCAACGCATAGTCATCTCgtttggtgtattgcccaatcggcatattgaccttctgtaacatccgatctcctttagTACAATATCCAATcttttggcccaatgcctgaacttatggcacgaagtccttccggcatgtcgaccatgttgaatcttggattttgataatgaaaccaattgatgtgtttatgatctaatctacattttgagtgatgtaggactaacttcgattaggaaagataattaaagcaagaagaattatgttgggccggagtggaacatgttagaagattggacgtcgagccgaaggatcggtcgatgtatcaacaaAAGGCCTTGGGCCATGGGATcgcgcatcgggccaagaagagcaaaaattacaccaagaaaatcagagttgcggaggtcaactgaccgattggacaataggctacaaaagaggataatgcgctgaagaattggacgaggcgtcgatgaatcaatgacatgccgaataatatttgattagctttgtaataattttctagatcgaagtagattttaggcgtaattgggttggaattgggccaactcaattaggggccaattgggcctaagtttgggctgtgttgggccaagtgaaaaggtccaaatagtgacccaacatgtgaaaccgtcatggcacaatctccgagactgtgtcaggtggtggtatcactgatttgggcaatggtaccgcccagacacaatctttgagagactgtcaagcgattgtaccgctagtctgggcagtggtatcgcccagacacaatcttctaggcggtggtaccgcccagtgcaggtggtggtatcgcccgtaccccgaaatcttaGGGATTTGAATCttagctccaagttttgaagtcatttggagtctataaaaaccccagctattcctacaaggAGTAGTAAGAAAGTTAAGCAAAACTCtataattctaaagttgtaaaccctattagaaagttgagttcccttctcctaaa
This region of Musa acuminata AAA Group cultivar baxijiao unplaced genomic scaffold, Cavendish_Baxijiao_AAA HiC_scaffold_1123, whole genome shotgun sequence genomic DNA includes:
- the LOC135666727 gene encoding sigma factor binding protein 1, chloroplastic-like, whose amino-acid sequence is MKRLGVHPKCLKRSKAAKKTPIKVVYISDPMRVTATAATFRSLVQRLTGRDSVLETTDDSSTASASPSAASSTPSNHGVSCNVEQENSLVAPIEAFDEAFVARMLESFSGFM